TTGGGAATAATAAAATTATGCCTTTGGCTGTTAGACGATTGCACCAGTTAATAGAGGAGAAGTTTTAACTGCTTCTAATTAACTTGATAGCTTCTAGCTGGTTGGTGTCGCTCCATTGTCTTTGATCGCAAACCCAAATTAAATCAATGCTTCAATATGAATACAGCCAGCTATTAAGTGATTTGTCTTGGCAAAAGACAGGTCAAGCCATCGTTGATGGAGTTGGTCAGTTGCTTAACATCGATATTGCTATATTACATCTTAATAAATTGCAGTCTCAAGCCGAACAGTACTTCTTCTATCAAAAATTTAGCGCAGAAGTCTCTCAGATAGAGCTAGATTTACTCAAATTAACAGTCACACCTGGTTCTGAATTTGGTTTAAACAACTTAATCATTAATCATCAGTATGAGGCTCACAAATCTCAGCTTCAGGTTAAGAGCTATCAGGCTTGTATGCAGGCTAAAATACGCTCTACCGTATCTATCTCTTTATTTTCGCAGAATAATCTATTTGCTTCTTTGACTATACATCGCCTCCAAGAGTTTGATTGTTGGCAAGAACAGGAGGTAGAAGCAGTCAAAATGATGGCAAATCAGGCGAGTCTACTTATTTCTCAAATGCTAGCCAGCGAGAAGCTACAGGAATTAGCTCATCGAGAAACGACGATCAATCGCATTACCGCGACGATTCGCTCTAGCTTAGAGCCGCCAGTGATGTTTGCCACCATAGCCCAAGAGTTAGGAGAAGCGTTAAAAGTGGACGGCTGTACTCTGTCTCTATGGGCACAAAGCGATCGCTTTGTCAAGTGCGTCGGCTTGTACAATCCCCATGAACCTCAAAAAATTATTCAAGATTCATCCGACTGGCAACAAGCTACTACCTCCAGTGTTCCCATTACCGAAAATCCCATTCTTCAGGCTCTTTTGTTTAAAAAAAGAACGATTAATTTATCAGATTTAGAACAGCAAAAAGAACTGGCTCGCTATGAGCTTCCCTGGCACTCTAAAGCCAGAGCGTTAATGATCGTACCGCTAATTGTCGAAGAGAAAATTATTGGTAGTATTACCCTCAGACAGTCGGATGCGTCTCGTAACTGGAGTCAGTCAGAAATTGATTTGGCTGAAGCCGTTGCTTCCCACGCTGCGATCGCTATCGATCAAGTTTTAACTCATCAACAAGTAAAAGAATTAGCTCAAAGAGAAACGACGATCAATCGCATCACCGCTACCATTCGCTCTAGTCTAGAGCCACCAGTAATGTTTGCCACTATAGCTCGGGAATTAGGGGAAGCGTTAAAAGTAGACGGCTGTACTCTGTCTCTGTGGACACAAAGCGCTCGCTTTGTCAAGTGCGTCGGTTTATACAATCCTCAGGAACCTCAAAAAATTATTCAAGATTCTCCCGACTGGCAACAGGCTACTACTTCCAGCGTTCCTATTAACAAAAATCCGATACTTCAGGCTCTTTTATTTACTAAAAAAACCGTCAAATCTTCAGACCTAGAACAGCAGCAAAATTTGGCTCGCTATGAGCTTCCCTGGCACTCTAAAGCCAGAGCGTTAATGATCGTACCATTGCTGGTAGAAAATGAGATTATTGGTAGTATTACCCTCAGACAGTCGGATGCGTCTCGTAACTGGAGTCAGTCAGAAATTGATTTGGCTGAAGCCGTTGCTTCCCACGCTGCGATCGCCGTACAGCAGGCAAAACTATATCAAACTACCAAAAAACAAGCACAGCAGCTTCAAATTAAAGAACAAAAAGTTAGAAAGCTAAATTATTATCTTACGGAGTCGGTATTAAAACGATTTCTACCTGAGGCAATTGTTAATAAGGCTGCTACGGGAAAACTTTCTTTAGATCTAACCCCTGAACCACGACGAATTACGGTCTTATTCTGCGATTTAGTCGGCTTCACCAATTTATCTAGTCAGCTGGGAGTACTGCCTTTAGCCGAAATACTTAACGAGTATTTAGAAGCAATGAGTAAAGCCGTGTTTGATCGCGGTGGTACGGTAGACAAATTTATTGGCGATGGCGTAATGGCAATGTTTGGCGCACCTGAAGATTTGACTTGTCCCGAACAAGCAACCAGAGCGATCGCGACTGCCAAAACTATGTATTTCTATCTGGAAAAGTTAAATCAACGTTGGCAAGCCAAAGCTTTGAAAAACAGCGGTAAAATTCCCCTACTGAAAATGCGCTGTGGAATTCATCAGGGTAAGGCGGTAGTGGGCATGTTTGGTGGCGGACAAAGAAAAGACTATACCGCCGTAGGTAAAGTAGTTAATATTGCAGCTCGTTTACAGAGCGTTGCTTCTCCTAACACTATCCTGATCTCAGAAGCTGTAGTTAATTCTTTAGGAAACAAAGTTAATTGGCAATCAGGACGAAATTTTAAGCTTAAAGGTATTGATCGCGATTTTCGGGCATTTACGATTAAAATCAAAAATGATTAGCACCTAATAGTGGATAAGTTAACGCGAACGAGTAATACGCCAACTGAGCAAAACTACAGGAATTATGCCGACTAGAACAATTGCTAAAGCAGGTGCAGCAGCTTCAGCCAGTCTTTCATCCGAAGCATATTGGTAGACTCGAATACCTAAGGTGTCGAAGTTAAATGGCCGAATGACCAAGGTTGCTGGAAGCTCTTTCATTACATCCACGAAAACCAACATTGCCGCAGTTAGCAATCCTCCAGACATCAGAGGAGTATGAACTTTCCATAGGGTACTGGTTGAGCCATATCCTAGGCTGCGAGAAGCATCATCTAAACTAGGAGCAATTTTATTTAAGCTAGATTCTACCGAACCAAAGGCTACGGCCAAAAAACGTACTAGATAAGCAAAAATTAGCGATGCGATCGTTCCTGAAAGCAATAGTCCCGTGGAAATATTAAAGGTAGAACGCATCCAGCGATCGATGATATTGTCTAGTCCAGCTACGGGAATCAATACTCCAACGGCAATTACTGAGCCAGGAATGGCGTAACCCATAGCAGCAATTCTTACCGCCGTTTTCATTAGCCAGTTGGGTTTCAACCTCTCTCCATAAGCCATAAGTAACGAAATGAACATAGCAGCGAGCGCCGTTATACTAGCTAAAATAAAGCTGTGCTGCGCCAATTGCCAAAAATCGTCGTTAAAAGCAGTATCTAAGTTGTTTATGGTTAACTGCAATAAATAAAGCCCAGGAATGATAAATCCGAAGCTCACGGGAAACAGACAGGCAAGCAATGCCCAGAAACTGCGCCAAGGATTTAGCTCAAAGGGAGTTAATCTTTTGATTGAGCTAGAGCGATCGTAATACTGAGCTGCGTTACGCGATCGCCGCTCCAACACGATTAAAATTAATACAAATATCATCAGAAAAGCTGCTAACTGAGCTGCTGCTGCTCTCTCCCCCATCCCCAGCCAGGTACGGTAAATTCCTGTAGTAAAGGTATTTACCCCAAAATACTCTACTGTTCCCAAATCATTCAGGGTTTCCATCAATGCCAAAGCCAAACCCGCTATAATTGCTGGTCTTGCCAAGGGTAAAGCTACGGTAAAAAAACTTCGCCAGGGGTTGCAGCCTAAAGAGCGACTTGCCTCAATGGTACATACCGACTGTTCGAGAAATGCTACCCGTGCTAATAAATAAACATACGGATACAACACAAGTAGTAACATAAGCGCCGCTCCCCACAGAGAACGAACTTCGGGAAACCAATATTCTTGAACGCTGGTCCAGCCAAACAAGTTTCTTAATCCTGTCTGTACTGGTCCAAAGTAATCCAGCATTTCAGTATAGGCGTAAGCAAGAAGATAAGCAGGAGCGGCTAAAGGCAGAAGTAAGAACCATTGTAACCATCTACTGCCCCAAAAACGACACATCGTTACTAACCAAGCTGTTCCCACTCCGATTAGACAGACTCCTGTACCAACTAGGAGCATCAGCCAGCAAGAGTTAATAATGTAATCTTGTAAGACCGTAGCAGCTAAATGTTGCCAAATAGCACCAGATTTAGTAAAAACGCTGCTGAAAACGAATAGTATGGGAGCGGCAATTATTAAAGCGATCGCCAATACTAATAACGTCCAACTATTTAAAGCAAAACGCTGCATTATTTTGCTGGCTGGAAAGGGAATCAAATCAAATTTTACGTTCACTAATTGATGATCAAATTTTACCTGTCTAGTCAAGCTTAAGCCAATTAAGCACTAGAATTACGAGAACAGTAAACGGTTCACATTAAGCTAGAGCAAGTAGTTTAATTATCTTGTCTGTGCTTGTGTTGATCGCGATTAATTCAGCAACGCTAGGTAAATTTATCCTGGCAACAGTTGCGATATTGAACAACGAATATCAAACTGTAACGTAACTATGTTTTAACTTATACAAGACTTTTCAATTTCAGGGCAATTAGCTTTAATGCAGATATGAGTCTTTTAATAACAGCTATATGTAGCTAGTCAAAGATTTTGTTGCCTTAAAGAAAATATCTTGAGAACAGAGCCATGAATGAGCCGTCGAAACGAGATATCTTAGTATTAGAGCTAGAAAGAGAACGTTCTATCCGTCGTACAGCCAGGTTGTTATCTGCCCAGCGATCACCGAATTAGAGATGAACTGGAGCGTTTAATTAGCCATCTTTCTCTTCTGGTTGCCATACCACGAAAAACAGCAGAAGATCCCCAACCAAAGTCCGCTCTTTTAATTAAAGCTGTCAAGAGAATCGATGACCCTGTATTTACCGAGCTATTAATTCAAATTATCCAAGAAAGAAAAGGCTAGATTCTCGTTGAGCTTCTGAGCTAGATAAATTTCAATTAAATAACTAGATATCAGCAAATCTTGGTTTTTTCTGCAATCTTGGGCAATATTTATTAGGCTAAATAACATAAGTAACAAAGGTTATAGTTTACACCCCAGCCCTTAAAACGCCATCATGGTTGAGCAGATTAAATCTCAATATTCTCTATCTTGGATTACTCAAATTGCCGAAATTCCTCAATCAGACTGGGATGAATTGGCAAAACCCCTAAACACGCCATTTTTAGAATGGGAATGGCTCAATAACATTGAAGTTTCTGGTAGTGCAACGGCTCGCACTGGATGGCAACCTTGCCATTTAGCAGTATGGCGCAATAATCAGCTAATTGGAGCAGCACCGTTATATATTAAAGGACATAGCTATGGCGAATTTGTCTTTGACCATCAGTGGGCAGATTTATCTCATCGTTTAGGCATAGAATACTATCCTAAATTATTGGGCATGACTCCTTTTACGCCAGCAGTAGGATATCGCTTTTTAATCGCTCCTGGAGAAGATGAAGAGATGATTACCGAACTTATGGTGGCAGCAATTGATAATTTTTGCGATCGCAATCGTCTTTCAGGCTGCAATTTTTTATTTGTCGATCCTGATTGGCAAAAAATAATGACAAGAAATGGTTTTCATAGCTGGCTGCATCATGGCTACATCTGGTTTAATCGCAATTTTCAAAGCTTTGATGACTATCTCAAAATGTTTAATAGTAATCAGCGCAAAAATATTAAACGAGAGAGAAAAGCCGTAGCGCAAGCTGGTTTATATACTAAAACCTACGTTGGTTCAGAGATTCCGCTGCATTTATACTCTTATATTTATCGATTTTATAGTAGTACCTGTAATAAATTTTATTGGGGTAGTAAATACCTAACTCGCCAGTTTTTTGAACAACTTCATCCTAACTATAGCGCTCGCATCTTACTAGTAGTAGCATACACAGAACAAGACGACCAGACCCCGGTGGGAATGTCTTTTTGCCTCCATAAAGGCGAAAATTTATATGGTCGCTATTGGGGTTGCCATGAGGAATATGATTGTTTGCACTTTGAAACTTGCTACTATAAGCCAATTGAATGGGCAATAGCTAATGGGATAAAAATGTACGATCCTGGTGCGGGAGGCAGACATAAAAAACGACGTGGATTTCCTGCCACCGCAAATTATAGTTTACATCGCTTCTCTAACCGCCGTATGGCTAAATTGTTAAACAATTACATGGGTGAGGTTAATCGGATGGAGCAAGCTGAAATCACAGCGATCAATAACAATTTGCCTTTTAATAAACAGGAAATTACCTTCAATTTAGATTAGTAGCGTTGCATATTTAATCAACTACTTAACTATTCCCGAATGTCCTTTGATTACTCCTGCTGGTTCATACCTTCCACTGCTACAGCATAAAAGTGCAAACGGTTCTCAGGACAAGCAAAACCATGTCCATCAGTATAAAGCGCATATTCAACTGGTTTATCCGCTTGACGCATGGCGTTAACTATTTGTTCGCTCTCAGCCTGTTTGACGCGAGGATCGTTAGCTCGTCCGATTAATAGAGGTTTTTGAATTTGGTCTACAAAAAATAAGGGCGATCGCGATATTAAAAATTCTGATTCTGTTGCTATAATTACCTACCCGATGTTGAAACATTGCCATCATCGGCTTCCAGTAGGGGGGGGATACTTTGCATCAGGGTCACTAAGTTACTCGGTCCGACAATATCTACCCCACAAGCAAATACTTCGGGAGTAAAGGTCAAACCGACTAGAGTGGCATAACCACCATAAGATCCTCCCATAATCGCGATTTTATTTCGCTCGGCAATATCTTTTGATCGACTAACCAATTTACTCCATCAATCAGATCGTCGTGCATTGCTGCACCCCATTGACGATTACCCGCATTAACAAAGGCTTTTCCCTAACCCGTAGACCTTCTAAAGTTGGGTTGCAAGACTGCATAACCTCGATTTGCCAGCCACTGTGCCTGCGGATTGTAACCCCAAGTATCTCGCGCCCAAGCCCACTATGAATATAACATTACCGTCGGATATGGTGCTTGTAAGCCTTGAGGGATAGTTAGATAACCGTAAATAGTCAAACCATCTCTAGCTGCATAAGAGATCGGCTTCAGGGAAACTAGAGGTACATTTTCTAATTCTGGACGATTGCTAAATAGTAATGTACCCGACTTTGTGGCGCGATCGTAAACATAATAGTAGACAGAAGCATCATCTGTTACATAAGCAATCAACCATTTTTGGTGTGCTAAGTCGCCCCTGACTGGATAAACTTCCCCAGGACGTACAGAGGAGATCGCCTTTGCATCTTCAGCTAGATCGGGGTCGATCTTGAAGAACATTGTGATTATCTGGAGCAATATAGGCGATGTATCTGCCATCTGGCGAAAGCTAAGGACTAGTACGTTCGGGATTGCCAAACAAAATTGTCCGAGGAATTAAAGAAGGTGTTTGGTTTGGTTGACTAGTAGTATTCATTTTATAGGTTTCTTATAGGTGATCTCATGAAAGTCTTTATCCCAAATACTAATGTAAATATAATTTTGGGGGTTACGCCGAACTACACCTAATAAATTATTGATTTCAAATTCCTGGCGATCGCTAATCTTAAAATATACTTGGTTAATCTTTTGCTCGATTGCTAATGAATAGTCTTCACGCAATAATTTTTGTGCTGAGTGTTGAATTGTCAGCAAATCAACCGAATCAGCAAAAGAAATCTCGGACTGACGAATAGTTTGAGTTCTCGCATCGGATAAATAACCTAAATCGACCCGATTAGGGATAAAATCTCGATACAAATGTGCATTGCTATTTTGCCCGCCTTTAACAATCTCGGTGGGTTTTCCTAAAAAGCTAGTTATCCGCTTTAAAGGAGTACCAATCGGAAAAACTGGTATTATTGCCTCAATCGATTT
This is a stretch of genomic DNA from Coleofasciculaceae cyanobacterium. It encodes these proteins:
- a CDS encoding GAF domain-containing protein — encoded protein: MLQYEYSQLLSDLSWQKTGQAIVDGVGQLLNIDIAILHLNKLQSQAEQYFFYQKFSAEVSQIELDLLKLTVTPGSEFGLNNLIINHQYEAHKSQLQVKSYQACMQAKIRSTVSISLFSQNNLFASLTIHRLQEFDCWQEQEVEAVKMMANQASLLISQMLASEKLQELAHRETTINRITATIRSSLEPPVMFATIAQELGEALKVDGCTLSLWAQSDRFVKCVGLYNPHEPQKIIQDSSDWQQATTSSVPITENPILQALLFKKRTINLSDLEQQKELARYELPWHSKARALMIVPLIVEEKIIGSITLRQSDASRNWSQSEIDLAEAVASHAAIAIDQVLTHQQVKELAQRETTINRITATIRSSLEPPVMFATIARELGEALKVDGCTLSLWTQSARFVKCVGLYNPQEPQKIIQDSPDWQQATTSSVPINKNPILQALLFTKKTVKSSDLEQQQNLARYELPWHSKARALMIVPLLVENEIIGSITLRQSDASRNWSQSEIDLAEAVASHAAIAVQQAKLYQTTKKQAQQLQIKEQKVRKLNYYLTESVLKRFLPEAIVNKAATGKLSLDLTPEPRRITVLFCDLVGFTNLSSQLGVLPLAEILNEYLEAMSKAVFDRGGTVDKFIGDGVMAMFGAPEDLTCPEQATRAIATAKTMYFYLEKLNQRWQAKALKNSGKIPLLKMRCGIHQGKAVVGMFGGGQRKDYTAVGKVVNIAARLQSVASPNTILISEAVVNSLGNKVNWQSGRNFKLKGIDRDFRAFTIKIKND
- a CDS encoding iron ABC transporter permease translates to MNVKFDLIPFPASKIMQRFALNSWTLLVLAIALIIAAPILFVFSSVFTKSGAIWQHLAATVLQDYIINSCWLMLLVGTGVCLIGVGTAWLVTMCRFWGSRWLQWFLLLPLAAPAYLLAYAYTEMLDYFGPVQTGLRNLFGWTSVQEYWFPEVRSLWGAALMLLLVLYPYVYLLARVAFLEQSVCTIEASRSLGCNPWRSFFTVALPLARPAIIAGLALALMETLNDLGTVEYFGVNTFTTGIYRTWLGMGERAAAAQLAAFLMIFVLILIVLERRSRNAAQYYDRSSSIKRLTPFELNPWRSFWALLACLFPVSFGFIIPGLYLLQLTINNLDTAFNDDFWQLAQHSFILASITALAAMFISLLMAYGERLKPNWLMKTAVRIAAMGYAIPGSVIAVGVLIPVAGLDNIIDRWMRSTFNISTGLLLSGTIASLIFAYLVRFLAVAFGSVESSLNKIAPSLDDASRSLGYGSTSTLWKVHTPLMSGGLLTAAMLVFVDVMKELPATLVIRPFNFDTLGIRVYQYASDERLAEAAAPALAIVLVGIIPVVLLSWRITRSR
- a CDS encoding GNAT family N-acetyltransferase produces the protein MVEQIKSQYSLSWITQIAEIPQSDWDELAKPLNTPFLEWEWLNNIEVSGSATARTGWQPCHLAVWRNNQLIGAAPLYIKGHSYGEFVFDHQWADLSHRLGIEYYPKLLGMTPFTPAVGYRFLIAPGEDEEMITELMVAAIDNFCDRNRLSGCNFLFVDPDWQKIMTRNGFHSWLHHGYIWFNRNFQSFDDYLKMFNSNQRKNIKRERKAVAQAGLYTKTYVGSEIPLHLYSYIYRFYSSTCNKFYWGSKYLTRQFFEQLHPNYSARILLVVAYTEQDDQTPVGMSFCLHKGENLYGRYWGCHEEYDCLHFETCYYKPIEWAIANGIKMYDPGAGGRHKKRRGFPATANYSLHRFSNRRMAKLLNNYMGEVNRMEQAEITAINNNLPFNKQEITFNLD
- a CDS encoding dienelactone hydrolase family protein; translation: MIATESEFLISRSPLFFVDQIQKPLLIGRANDPRVKQAESEQIVNAMRQADKPVEYALYTDGHGFACPENRLHFYAVAVEGMNQQE
- a CDS encoding prolyl oligopeptidase family serine peptidase, whose amino-acid sequence is MVSRSKDIAERNKIAIMGGSYGGYATLVGLTFTPEVFACGVDIVGPSNLVTLMQSIPPLLEADDGNVSTSGR